Within the Pararhizobium capsulatum DSM 1112 genome, the region TCATCTACATGCGCGCTCTTCTGCAGTGGGACGTCGGTGGGGCTTCCGCGGGAGGCGTGATTGCTATCGTGCTTGCAAACATAGTCGCCGCGTTCCTCATCAGAACCTTTGCGAAAAATCTGGAGCGCGACTGATCATGAAAAAATCGAGAAACTCACTCATTGCGGGAATCATAGGATGGACGTCCGCTGTCGTGATGTTCTTTCCCATCTTCTGGATGGTCCTCACGTCCTTCAAAAGTGAAATCGACGCAGTCGTACCATCGATATTGTTCGAACCGACGCTTCAAAGCTATGTCGATGTGAACAGTCGTGCCAACTACTTTCACTACGCTCTGAATAGTCTGGTCGAATCGGTCGGCTCGACGGTTCTGGCTTTGATTATCGGACTGCCCGCGGCGTACGCCTGCGCGTTCTATCCTGGCAAGCGAACCAAGGATTTGCTCTTGTGGATGCTGTCTACCAAGATGATGCCGGCAGTTGGCGTGCTGGTTCCGATGTACCTTCTTTTCAGGGATGCGGGCCTGCTGGACACACGTATCGGGCTCGTGATCCTATTTACGCTATCAAACCTCCCCATCGTTATCTGGATGCTGTACTCGTTCTTCAAAGACGTGCCTACGCCTATCCTTGAGGCGGGAAGGATGGACGGCGCTCGGTTCTGGACGCAGATGCGCTACATTCTGATCCCGATCTCACTGCCAGGAATTGCATCGACCGCTCTGCTGTCCATCATCCTTTGCTGGAATGAAGCGTTCTGGTCGCTCAATCTATCTGCCTCCCAGTCCGGTCCCCTGACGGCTTTCATCGCATCCTTCTCAAGTCCTGAGGGACTGTTCTGGGCCAAACTGTCGGCGGCCTCTACGCTTGCGGTCGCCCCAATCCTCATCATGGGATGGATCACGCAGCGACAACTGGTGCGAGGCCTCACCTTCGGAGCCGTGAAATGATCGAACTACAGAATTCAAGGAACTACTCATGGCAAACCTGAGTCTGAAAAATGTTACCAAGTCGTTCGGCGCCCTGGAAATCATCAAGGGCATCGACCTTGAGATCAAGGACCACGAATTCTGCGTGTTCGTCGGGCCTTCCGGCTGCGGAAAATCGACTCTTTTGCGCATGATTGCCGGTTTGGAGGAGATTACGTCCGGAGATCTCCTGATCGCGGGCAAAAGGGTGAACGACATCCCGCCCGACGAACGCGGTCTTGCGATGGTTTTTCAAAGCTATGCCCTCTATCCACACATGACCGTCCGGGAGAACATGGGATTCGCACTCAAACTGGCAAAAGTACCGCAGGCCGAGCGCGACGCCCGAGTGGAACGGGTCGCCGATCTACTTGAGCTGCGACAATATCTGGATCGCAAGCCCGGTGCTCTCTCTGGAGGGCAGCGCCAGCGTGTTGCCATCGGCCGTGCCATTATCCGCGAACCATCGATCTTCCTCTTTGACGAGCCGCTATCCAACCTCGATGCAGCTTTGCGGGTCCAGACACGCATCGAACTTGCTCGGTTGCACGAGCGCCTTGGTTCAACGATGATCTACGTGACGCACGACCAAGTGGAGGCGATGACGCTTGCGGACAAGATCGTCGTCTTGAAGGACGGCAGGATCGAGCAGGTCGGCAGCCCGATGGAGCTTTATCATCACCCCGTCAATCGTTTCGTGGGCGGGTTCATCGGCAGCCCGAAAATGAATTTCATAAAAGGGTCGGTCATCTCTGCATCCACCGGCGGCGTCGAGGTTTCTCTCCTTGGAAGCTCGCGCCTGACCGTACCGGTGTCGCCAAACAAAGTCGCCATTGGCGACAGCGTTGATGTCGGCGTGAGGCCTGAGCATCTCCGACTGGACGACGCAGGCCCGCTGACTGGCGGGGTGATCGTCGTCGAGCGGCTTGGCAGTGAGACGTTTATTCACGTTGAACTTAGTCCCGACACGATCGTGATCGCTCAACTTGATGGCAGCAGCAGTGTACGCGTCCATGACCGAGTTCGTCTCGCGGCGACGGCGGGCTCCAGCCATGTTTTTGCGCCTGATGGCGCCGCGTTGCCATCGCTGACGACCCACCCGCTTGTCGCTGAACATATCTGAAGTTTGGAGGTTCCATGTATCTTGAGAAAATGCGCCTGGACGGGCAGACCGCCTTCATCACCGGTGGTGGCCGCGGGATCGGGCTTGCTGCCGCCGAAGCTCTTTTCGAAGCCGGCGCGCACGTCATCATCTCCGACGTCAACGACGAGTTGCTTGAAAGTGGTCGCGCCTACCTCGCAACCAAGGGCTATGCGGCAGATGCCGTCCGTCTCGATGTCACGCGTCCAGACGATGTGGCGGCCGCCGCAAAGGCAGCGAACGAACGACACGGTTCCGTCGACATCCTTGTGGCAAACGCCGGAATTGCTTGGCCGGATACTCCAGGGGAAGAGATCGCCGACGACAATTGGAGGCGGCTGATCGACGTCGATCTCAACGGGGTCTACTGGTCCTGCCGTGAGTTCGGAAAACACATGCTCGGTCGTTCTAAGGGCGCGATCGTTACGCTCGGCTCTATCTCGGGACTGATATCCAACAAGCCCCAGCGGCAAGCTCACTACAATTCCGCCAAGGCCGCGGTCCATCATCTGACGAAAAGCCTTGGTGGCGAATGGGCGGAGCGGGGGGTCCGGGTTAACTGCGTCGCACCGACTTACGTTGACACGCCGATGTCAAACACAAGCTTCGACGACCCGGAGCGAATGCCGATCTGGATGGATTTTACTCCCATGCGGCGTGTCGCAAAACCGGACGAAGTGGCATCCGCGATCCTGTTTCTTGCGAGTGGTGCTTCCAGCGCGATGACTGGGACGGTAATTCCGGTCGATTGCGGCTATACGATCTGGTGATCGCTGGGGCAGGGTTAGCTCGCCGCGATCTCACGTAATGCGTTCGCGATGGCTTTTCCGTCGTGCTGGCCCCTGTTCCAGGCGTCTTCGTACTCGCCGATGATCACGGCGGGCTGATCGCAATCGTCGGTCTCATGTGAAAGGTAGGGGAAGGCGCCGACCGTCTTCTCGAACGGAAAGAGCACCCTGTTAGCGAGGACATGTGTCAACAGTTGGCGGCGAGACCTATCGTCCCGCTGCCATTGGCTCCGACACGCCCGCAAAATGTCACCAAGCTTTAGATCGGTGGTTTCCGGACATTGGAGAATATTGCCGATCCAGACACGAGGGCAATTCACTTTCAACAGTGTGGTGGCGATTTCCTGGATCTGTAAGTGCGGAAGGAGGCTCGTGAAGACGCTTCCGGGGCCGAAGGCGATCAGATCTGCATTCGCGAGGGCTTCCAGGGCCGCGGGATTAGCTTTCGGCCGATCGTTCGAAGTCCTTGAAAGCTCGACATAGTCGATACCGATCGTTGCCTCGTCTTCTGACAGCTTGGTAATCGCATCCTGCCGCTCAATCTTTCTGCCGTTTTTCAACGTCGCGGTGAGGACGAGATCGTTCTCGAGAGACGACGTCCATACATCGCCGACAACGCTGCAGAGCTTGCGGAACACGAACACGGCGGTGTTAATGTCGCCATTATGGGCCAGACAGGCGCCGGCAAGGATGAAGTTGCCGATGCTGCCGTTTCTGTAATCGAAGCCCGCTCCGACCGTCGACGCAAACGTCTTCAGATAGTTCAGGATCGCCCCTCTCAAGCCGGGGTGCATCCGTTCAAGCAAAGGGTGCCGCGCCTCGGAGTAAAATTGAAATTCGGCGCGAGCGACGTCCATCCCGAGATTGCTCGACAAACGGGCGTTGCAAATCTTGACAACATCTCCCGCTCGTCCTTCACCATGCGCCATCGTCATCAGGGCCTGGCGAAGGTCGCCCACAGCAAGGAGGCCCACCTTCTCGCGGATTAGCTTCGAGCTTCCCCCACTATCCCAGCTAGGCACGACACGTGTCAAATGTGCGTTGCCGCAAAGCGCGAGGTTGATCGAGCGACAGGCGCTTCCTCCTGAGAACAGGACAATTCGTTTCAATGCTGCTCCACGGATGATGGCGGCGACGTCGTCAGGTGCCGAGTTTCTGTTCAAATGAGTCCGTTATCCACGTCAGAACCGTATCCGTTTCTATCGGTGTCGTAGTGTCAATATCGAACACGGGTCCGAGACCGCAAGGCCTCGCCCGTCGAGCCAACTCGATGAGTTCCGGCACGTAGGCCAATCCGGGATGGCCGGGCAGCCGTCGGCCGCTGCGTTGTCCATATCGCTGGCCGATTACGTCGGGAGGGGCATGGCACCACAGCTCCAGCACTTCCGTTATACCCGCCATTGCGAGATGTTCGCGCAGGACGTCGACGGGTTGAAATCCGAACCAGGCATCGACAATGAACGTCGAACCAGGAGGGGACTCTTTGATGATTGAGAAAATCGACTTGTAACTGGCACGGCCGAGGACACGATTGAACGGCCGATCGACGTTCTCGATCAATTCGAGAAATGGGTTCTTCACGGTGTCCAGCGCCAGGATAGGCCAACCGGTTTTCTCGGACAATGAGCCAGCTACTCCGCTTTTTCCGGAAGCGGGAACCCCGTTGACCATGAGGAGCCGCTTAGCCGTTCCGTGGTTGGAACGCGACACCACTTCGAGGGCGGCAAGCCCTGATCCGATTACGCCGGCATCGTCGCCGAGCTCTGCAAGGCGGACCGGCACTTGATACCAGGTTTGAAGGTCAGGAAGAAAATTCAAAGAAGCGACGGCGGCCTCACCCATGCCCCCGCCCAGCACGAGGACGTCGGGATCGAAGGCTGCAGAAAGAGTGTTTATAGCGGCACGTAGAGGCCCGCCCCACGCGCGCATGACGCCGATTGCTCGCTCATTGCCTGCTTCCGCGCTTTCGCGAACGTGCTCGAAACGAATTTCGGGCCCATAACCGACGTCGTTCAGATGGCGTCGCAATGAAGTGCCCGACGATTCCGTTTCGATACAACCACGCTGACCACACGGGCAAGGCTGCCCATTTAAGTTGACCACCAGATGACCGAGCTGACCCGCACATCTCTTGCCGTTGACAATCTGGCCGTCCTCCATGACCGCACCGCCAATCCCAGTGCCGATCGTCATCATGACGGCGTTGCGCAATCCTCTGGCCGCTCCGCGTCGCGACTCGCCGATGAGTGCCATGCTGCAATCATTGGCCACCAAGGTCGGGTGACCAAAACTATCTGCAAGCTCGCGTCTCAGATCGACGCCGGAGAGATCCAGGAAACCGCCTGAAATGATCTCGCCCGTCCAGCCGTTCACTCGTCCGGGGATGCCGACGCCGATGGCCCGAGCGCCGTCTCCATCCATGCTTCGAACCAAGTCCCTGATCAGTCCAAGCGCCGTTGTCGGATCGCGGCTTCCGGCGATTGACCGCCTTTCAAGGATCTCTCCTGAGGGAGAGATCCTTGCTACCCGCATATTCGTGCCGCCAACATCAATGCCGATTGCAAAATCTTTTGGAGACATTTCGTTTGCGAACCTCAGGCAGCGGCACTATCGGCGCGGTAGCGGCGGATGATATTCTGAATGTCCTGAAGGCGGGAGATCGCGATTGTCGAAAGTTTCTCCTTCGAAACCTTGCGGTCGAGCGAGATGCAATCCTTCCAGAGAGACCTTCCTGCGATGACGCCGGAGGCACCGTTTTTCATTGCCGCTTCGACCTGTGGAAGGAATGTCTTGTGATCTACACCAGCAGACAGTACCGCCCACGGTACATCGCCGGCGATTTTGGTGACTTCAGCACATGCTTCCTCCGTCCCAGGATAGGGAATCTTGAGGACCTTGGAACCAAGTTCCAGGCATGCTCTCGAACCCTCGACGATCAGCATCGGAACTTTCGATTCATAGTCTTCCTTGCTTTCGCCTTCCAGTTGATAGGTTAGGAACTCGACGACAAGCAGCAGGTCTTCCGCAGCGAAGTCCTGGATGCTCTTTTTCAGCGTCTCCAGGTTCCTCGTATTTGCATCCGGCGTATCCATGCGCAGGTAGATCATGATCTTCCCGCCCGTAGCACCTAGTTCACGCACTTTCCGGGCATCGATGCCGTCAACCATCTTTGAGATACGATAGCCCTCGGCGGAAGTTTCCCAACCCGAGGCGTCGATGCCGATTAGAAGTGCAGTATCTCTAGGCAGTATATCGTCGTCCACCAGTCCGGGAACAGCACAAACCGGATCTACCAACACGCAACCAGCCTTGGAGGCCAGGTACAGGGTGATATCTGCCTTCGTTTCCCCGAGTGTTTCATTACTGATTTTCGCCTGTTCTTCGGGGGTCGCCGCGAGTACAGTGCGCATTCCACCCCGCTGATCGCACGCAATTACCATCATGGCTCCGCTAGAATCACAAATCTGGTGATAGCCGCGGCGCTCCGCGGTGGTCATAGCTGTCATACTCGTGTTCCCTCTTACATGTGCGTTGACGGTGTCGGCGCTTGGTCGGATTTTGGTCACACGTCTTCCTTTCGCGCCATCTCAAGCGATCGCTTGTATGGGACGATGTCTGGATTGAATTGTGGACCCGTTAGGTGTAACTTTCCGCCTTATGTAACACATTGCAGAAAGGAATTGCAAGCTGCTTCCGCAAACATCACACGACACGACGTCTCGAGCGACGATCCATATGGTGGCAAAGCTTCACTATGAAAGCGATATGCCGCAAGTCGAGATTGCGAAGAAGCTGGGCGTTTCCACCGCGACAGTTTCACGGCTTCTTACGAGGGCGCGGGCGCTTGGAATTGTACGGATCCAGGTCATGGACCTGGTGATTCCAGACGAGATTACGGCCCGTCTGATTGAGGTTCTCGGTTTGAAGCGCGCCGCCGTGGTCGATACACCTTCGACCGGTGTTCTTTCCTCGTTGGCAACGCCTCTTGGTAATATGCTGAAGGACGAAAACCTCTCGAAGGGAGCTGTCGTCGGAATAGGTTGGGGGCGCGCGGTGCGCGAGGTCATACAAGCCGGTTTGCCACGGGTACCAGAAGTTCGTGCAGTTGCGTTGAACGGGGGATTGCAGCAGTCCGCCCCTCATTTTCAGATCAATGAGTTTGTTCGCCAGGCCGCAGAGCAATTCGGTGGCACGGCGCACTTTCTGCACGCCCCATACGTCTCTTCTGTCGAACTGAGAGACGCGTTCCTCACTGACCCAGTCGTCAAGCAAACTACGGGTCTCTGGGATCAACTTGACTGTGCGATCGTGGGGATCGGTCTTCCCCATGCGATAAACCCTCCGGAGGCAAGTGCAGCCACGATTAGCGAGCAGGACATCGGAGGAGCGGTCGGCGACGTTATTCGACATTACGTCGATCGCGACGGCGCCCTTCTTCACTGGGAGGGAGAGGAACGAATGATTGCGGCGTCGGTCGCGCAGTTGCGGAACGTGGGACTGTCAATTGGCGTCGCCGCGACCGTTGAAAAGGCTGCTGGGATAGTGGGAGCTGTTCGGTCCGGAATGATCAACGCCCTTGTAACAGACACCACGACGGCGCTCGCTGTTTTGGAAATCTGTGAGGCCGACCCAAAGATCCATGCCGATCGGGCTGCTCAGAAATAGTGTGAAATAACTTTCTGGAAAAAATTGCTTGACGCTGTTCCATGCGTTAGGCGAATATCCCACGTGCTGAACATTGAGGAGCGTTCGCGTAGCAATTCAGCGAGGGGGATGCTGTGGAAGTTCGTTCGGGATCACCGGAGGCCTCCCTGCCGGTCGAAGGTGGTCACACCGTGTTCCGATGCTTGATAGAGAGATTACGATGAGACGACCAACTCCTCGCACCGCAACCAAATCTCGACGTCTGGAACACCAATGACCACAGCCCTCTCAGTCAACGTCAACGCGATAGCTTTTCTCCGGAATCGACGGAAACTTCCTTGGCCAAGTGTCGAAGGCTTGGGCAGGATCGCCCTTGATGCCGGAGCACAGGGGCTGACCGTGCACCCAAGGCCAGATGAACGACACATCCGCTTCGCCGATCTGCCCGTTCTTAGAAACCTGATTGACGAATTCAGGGGTGCGGAGTTCAACATCGAAGGTTATCCGACCCGCCAGTTTTTGGACCTCTGCCGCGATTCCCGTGCCGACCAGGTAACTCTCGTTCCCGATGATCCCCTGCAGGCGACTTCCGATCATGGTTGGGATTTCAGGAAGCATAAAGCCTTTCTGATCGAGGCAGTGTCGGAGCTCAAAACCTCAGGGATCCGTGTTTCGGTGTTCGCTGACGGTGACGGTGATGAAGGCTCGATGGACGTTGCGAAGGAAGTCGGAGCCGACCGGATTGAATTGTATACCGGACCATATGGTGGATGCTTCGATGATCAAGAGCGAGCCCTCGTCGTTCTTGAGCAGTTGGGTCGGACAGCCGATGCTGCGCGCGCGCGCGGCCTTGACGTCAACGCCGGCCACGATCTGACGGTGGCGAACCTGCCCAAGCTGATCGAGAGAATTCCCTATTTGGCCGAGGTGTCAATCGGCCATGATCTAACCGCCGATGCTCTGACGCATGGGATGGCAGAGACTGTTCGTCGTTTTCGACAATCTTGTGGACAAATGATCTGATTAATTTTGAGTTCTGGACACCGTTATGACTGAAATAAAATCTGTAATCTTCGACTGCGACGGTGTTTTGGTCGATTCCGAAATCATTGGTATAAAGATCGAAGTAGAACTCCTTCATGGAGCGGGTTGCGAAATAAGTGTCGAGCAATTGGCCGAGCGTTTCAGTGGCATGAGTTGGAAGGATATTCTGCTCATCCTGGAGAAGGAACGCGGGTTGAGCCTGATGGATTTGCTGCTCGACAGGACCGAAGCTGAACTCGATGTGCGCATTCCGGCAGAGGCCCGAGCAATAGACGGCGTGCTGGCAGTCCTGCAAGAATTGCGGTATCCCCGCTGCGTTTGTTCAAACACAAAATTATCGCGTGTCGAAGAGGTTCTGACCAACGTTGGCCTAAAAGAATTCTTTGCGCCTAATATCTATTCGGCAAAGGATCTGGGTGAGGGGAGGTCCAAGCCGAAGCCTGACATTTTTCTGTTCGGCGCACAGCAAATGGGGTTCGATCCGTCACAAACCGTGGTGATTGAAGACTCGGTTCACGGTGTTCACGCCGCGCGCGCCGCTGGTATGCAGGTCATAGGCTTCACCGGAGGATCCCACACATATCGTGATCATTCCGAAAACCTTCTCGAGGGGGGTGCTCGGTCGACCATTTCGGATATGCGGGACCTGCCTGCGGCCATCGGCGCAATCACCAGCCTCCATCGCGGCTAAGGACAAAAGCTGAACCATCGGTGCGATGTCGATGCCGGATATACAATCAAATGCAAGGAGACTCGAATGACAGGCATCCTCGATGGCAAAATTGCAGTCATCACTGGCGCGGCCTCGGGCATTGGACTGGCGACGTCCAAAGTCCTCATGGCAGAGGGAGCGACGGTTGTGATGGTGGATCGAAATAAGGTCGCGCTTGACGACTTGGTCGCTGCCAACGGAGACAAAGCAATTGCGCAGGTGACTGATCTCCTGAATGCCGAAAGCTGCGCGGCGATGGTTTCAGAAATCTTGGCTAAGACAGGTAAAATCGACATCCTTTATTGTAATGCGGGCACATACATTGGCGGCGACCTGATCGACACCAACGCGGAAGCAATCGATCGAATGCTGAACCTCAATATCAATGCCGTCATCAAAAACGTACACGCTGTTCTGCCGCATATGATCGAGCGGGGAACCGGAGATATCATTGTCACAAGTTCACTCGCCGGACACGCGGCAATCAAACACGAACCCGTGTACTCTGCGTCGAAATGGGCAATGACCTGCTTCACACAGACAACACGGCGTCAAGTCAACAAACACGGCATTCGCGTCTCCCAAGTATCGCCAGGCCCAGTGATATCCGCACTGCTTGCCGACTGGGAGCCAGAACGGCTCCAGGCCGTCAAGGACGCGGGAGCCGTTATCGAACCTAAGGAAGTCGCAGAGGCTGTTCTGTTTATTCTAAGCCGCCCGCGCAATGTGACCATTCACGACGTAATCGTATTGCCGACTAATGTAGACGGCTAGAGGCCGCAATAGTCTTTCACTTCGGGGCTGAATTGTCAGCCGCAGCGCCTCGTCAACTTCCATCTCGTCTATCGTCAATAGGGTTCTTCGCATCGATCAGAACATCGTTATGTCAGCGCACGTAGCCCCGACGGAGCGCCAAAAAATAATCCGGCTAAAGCTCTAGACGGGGCGATATTGCTGTTTTGGCGGCCATAACGGTGCTCGCTCGGCGTGACGGCCGAAATGCTTGTAGGTCCGCTCACGCTCGAACAATGAAGGGACGGCGACTTTTCTCGACGCTGCTGACCGATCCGCAAGCTCAGGATCGAATTGAACCCAAATGATGAGCATATCAAGGAGCAGTAAACATGCCGCATGACAGTGCCTTGCTTTCTGCCGGAGCCGTTGCTCTTTCGACCTCGGCAACCGTGGCAGCTCTGATTGCCCATCTTGGACGAATGGGCGCCGTCAGTAAGCAAGCTGAGCAAGAAATCTATGAGGACGCTTTGCTGATGCTTGAGGAAGGTCAGGCGGACGATGAGAGTGGAGTATTCTTCGCAGCCAGAGCGCTTATCGAAAGGCAATTGGCGATGGATGAGGTCGTGAGAGGCACAGCGGGACAAGCGGAATGACTTTTCAAATTAGGGAGGAGACGTGTCTTGTCTCGCATGCGTGCGTCATCATTCCAACACTGGTCTGGCTGACGGCGACGATCCTGATCGGCTGATCAGTCGACGCTTGACGGAGAAACTCCGCATCTCCTCGCTCCGAAATCCGCTTTTCTTCGCCATCATTGTGCTCTGCATTCTTCTGCCGGGCGTTGGCCTAGTGCGTATTCCGATGATACCGGCCACCCATTCCGACATGAAGCCGGCCACCCATTCCGAATTCATTCCGGCCACGATTCCGGCGTGAAGCCGGCCATCTCAAGATGAACTCTGGGTCTATGCAATGAATGGATCCTGATAGTCGCGTGGTTGCGGCCTATCTGCTTGCTTTGCCCATCGGGTGGGATCGGGAAAAGAGCGAACGGAGCGCCGGACTTCGCACGTTCCCGCTTGTCGCCATCGCGAGCTGTGGTTTCATCCAAGCCACCGAGCACCTTACTGCTGGCAATCCGGAGGCCACCGCCCGGATAGTCGAGGGCCTGATCACCGGAATGGGGTTCATCGGCGGTGGCGCAATCCTTGTTGTTAAAAACAATGTCAAAGGCACCGCAACCGCCGCCAGTTTGGGGGCGACTGGAGCGGTTGGCACTGCGGTTGGCCTGGGCTCGTACGACATAGCAGTCGTTTTGTCAGTCATGACCTTCTTCACCCTGCGGATCATGACGAACTTGAAGCCCGACGCACCCAGCGACGAGCAAAACAGTAGTCATACCGCGTCGCACCGAGCGCCATGCAGCTATTGTCTACGCCCCCAGTAATCACCTTGACGCCGGCGGGCAGTCCCAGCCCAAGAGCGATATCGGGCAATACCTCGCCGACGACATCGGTAGAGGCTATCGCCCGCGGCATCAGCCCTGGCTCGAGGCCTGCGGCTGCAAGCAGCTCGGGCGAATAGCGGCGTGCTTCAAGATCATAGACGCCCGTGCCGGATGCGTAAGAATGATCGGTCGCGATGATGCCGGTCAAGCGGAAGTTGATATAGTCTTTTGTGCCGATGATGGTGCGCGTCCGCGCGAACAACTCAGGTTCATGGGTACGCAGCCAATGGATCTTGAAGATGGGGTAGAGCGGCGCTGGGAAGCCGTTGCCAGTCTTTCGATACCATTCTTTTTTGTCGAGGCGGGTGAAAAACGCTTCCGCTTCTGCCTCGGCCCGGCCGTCCGACCAAATCGGCACGCGATCCTGAAGCAAGACGCCATCGGCATCGAGCGGCACGCAACCCAGGCTGTGCCCCGACAATGAAATTGCCCTGATCGATGTGGGATCAACGCCTGGTGCAGCCAGTAGAGCCAGAATACTGCGGCTGACGACATCCCACCAGTCGAGCGGCCGCTGTTCGTGGCGGGAGGGTGACGGATAAAAATACTGGTCGCTGGAACAGGCAAAGCTAAAAAAGCCTAGCTAGACGAGTTCGAGGTTTATCCCGTTCTGCTGTAGGTATTGGATGATCCGTTCATCGACAGTCTGGGGGACAATAACGACATCGAACACCGAGAGATCGGCAACGTGGTTCAGCGCCGAAAAATGGAACTTGCTTTCGTCCACGAGGAGGATCTTCTTGCGGGCGATGCGGATCATCGACTGCTTGACCCGGAGGACCTGTTCATCCTGCGTGTAAAGCGAGAGGCCTTGGATCGTCGTGGTCGACATCAGGGCGACGTCGACATGGTAGGACTGTATCGCTTTTTCACACGCAAGGCCGAAAAAGCCATTGTAAACCCGATGGTACTTCCCCCCCAGCGCGATCAGTTCGATATCGGCCACATCGCGCAGGCGCTCGATTACGGGAATTGCGTTTGTGATCACCGTCACAGGCGTCACCGATTCGATGAAGTCGCAGGCGTGGTAGGTCGTCGAGCTGTCGTCCCATATGACGGCATTGCCCGGATCGATATGGGCGACCGCAGCGCGTGCGAGCCGCCTTTTTTCGTCCACGAACTGGCGCGCACGGAAAACATAGCTGCTCTCGTGCAGCATTGATTTCTCTGCTGTCACAGCGCCTCGAATTCGCCGGACCAGTCCCTGATCTTGAAGATCGTTCAGGTCTCGATGGATCGTCATCAAGCTGACGCCGAGCGAAATCGCCAGATCCTTGATCTGCGCCGTGCCGTTTTCCATCAACGTCCTGACGATCGTAGATCGGCGCAGGTCCGCCTTGGATTCGTTGTGCTGGGGACCGTCGGCTTTTGCCGGCGCATTGTCGATCTGGTGGGCCAATTGGTCGTCCTCCCGGCGCTTTTCGTTAGCGAAGGCATCGTCTCTCTGCAAGTCATGCCAGCATGTTTTCACCGCGTGGTTCTCTTAAAAGTCGACTGGGCAGCACCCAGACGGCGACATATGAGAATGTTAAATAACATCAAATCCATCACAAAATGTCGAGCAGAGTGAGAATTTCCATGCCAACAAAAAAC harbors:
- a CDS encoding SDR family oxidoreductase; amino-acid sequence: MTGILDGKIAVITGAASGIGLATSKVLMAEGATVVMVDRNKVALDDLVAANGDKAIAQVTDLLNAESCAAMVSEILAKTGKIDILYCNAGTYIGGDLIDTNAEAIDRMLNLNINAVIKNVHAVLPHMIERGTGDIIVTSSLAGHAAIKHEPVYSASKWAMTCFTQTTRRQVNKHGIRVSQVSPGPVISALLADWEPERLQAVKDAGAVIEPKEVAEAVLFILSRPRNVTIHDVIVLPTNVDG
- a CDS encoding MgtC/SapB family protein, encoding MDPDSRVVAAYLLALPIGWDREKSERSAGLRTFPLVAIASCGFIQATEHLTAGNPEATARIVEGLITGMGFIGGGAILVVKNNVKGTATAASLGATGAVGTAVGLGSYDIAVVLSVMTFFTLRIMTNLKPDAPSDEQNSSHTASHRAPCSYCLRPQ
- a CDS encoding HAD family hydrolase; this translates as MTEIKSVIFDCDGVLVDSEIIGIKIEVELLHGAGCEISVEQLAERFSGMSWKDILLILEKERGLSLMDLLLDRTEAELDVRIPAEARAIDGVLAVLQELRYPRCVCSNTKLSRVEEVLTNVGLKEFFAPNIYSAKDLGEGRSKPKPDIFLFGAQQMGFDPSQTVVIEDSVHGVHAARAAGMQVIGFTGGSHTYRDHSENLLEGGARSTISDMRDLPAAIGAITSLHRG
- a CDS encoding DeoR/GlpR family DNA-binding transcription regulator is translated as MAHQIDNAPAKADGPQHNESKADLRRSTIVRTLMENGTAQIKDLAISLGVSLMTIHRDLNDLQDQGLVRRIRGAVTAEKSMLHESSYVFRARQFVDEKRRLARAAVAHIDPGNAVIWDDSSTTYHACDFIESVTPVTVITNAIPVIERLRDVADIELIALGGKYHRVYNGFFGLACEKAIQSYHVDVALMSTTTIQGLSLYTQDEQVLRVKQSMIRIARKKILLVDESKFHFSALNHVADLSVFDVVIVPQTVDERIIQYLQQNGINLELV
- a CDS encoding pyridoxine 5'-phosphate synthase; protein product: MTTALSVNVNAIAFLRNRRKLPWPSVEGLGRIALDAGAQGLTVHPRPDERHIRFADLPVLRNLIDEFRGAEFNIEGYPTRQFLDLCRDSRADQVTLVPDDPLQATSDHGWDFRKHKAFLIEAVSELKTSGIRVSVFADGDGDEGSMDVAKEVGADRIELYTGPYGGCFDDQERALVVLEQLGRTADAARARGLDVNAGHDLTVANLPKLIERIPYLAEVSIGHDLTADALTHGMAETVRRFRQSCGQMI